In the genome of Terriglobia bacterium, the window AACATCCTCGTAGGGGCGCGACGCGAGATTGATGTCCAGACGCATGTCAGCCCAGCAAAGCTCCCGCTACTGCCGCCAGCGACCAGCCGGGTACGTCACTGGTCAGTGTGCCGCTGAGATAACGCGCGCCCGGCAGATCCTGCACGCGCGCGTTGGCCTGCTCCCGGAGCGCCGGAGCGATGTCGGCGGCCGAGGTCCCTCCGACCAGGATGCCCTCGATCCGCGCCCCAAAGGTGTCCTCGAAGAAGACCACCGAGGGATAGATCTCAGCGGCGATCTGCGCGCCTGTGACACGCGTGCCGGCCGGGTTCTCCAGTGTGCGAAAGAGGCGCAGCTCGTCGCCATCCACGATCGCGACCGTGATGGTGACGCCGTCGATCTTGACCACCATCGTGGGCTTTTCGCTGGTCACGATGCCAAGGGTCGCCAGCATGGAAGGCAGCACCACTCCGGGCGCGTAGCCGGCGTCGTGAAAGGCGGATTCGTATTCCTGGATCACGGCGCGGGGCGCCACCGCCGCCACCACGCGCACCGCTCCGTTCGAGCGGCGGGCCTGGTAGGAGAGCGCAGCCTGGTCGATGTCGAAGGGCAGGGACTTGCGCAGCCGGAAACGGACGATGCTGGAGGCCTCCTGTTGGTTCTCCGGCAGAGTATCGAAATCGAGCAGCATGACGCGAACGGCGGCATCGGGGACGACGGCGATGAGGTCGCGCGTGCGCCCGCCTACGGCAGCGAGTACGTCGCTGATGGCGAGGCGCAACTCGTCGCTACGGACGACGTTGCCGGAAGCCAGTCCCGGCGCCACCGCCCCGGCCGAGAGCGTCCGTGTGCTGTACACATCCAGCAGCGAGCCGTGTTCGCCGGCGCGGGCCGCAACCACGCGGTCCAACGCCACCTCGCACGCGATGCGCGGCCTCGATTTTCCTGCTTCCGGCATGAATCGCCTAGTCTCCAGTTTCAAGTTTCAAGCCGTAAATGAGCTTCGAACCGTTGCCTCGGACCGGAACTCGGAACCCGGGCTTGAAACCGGGACGATGCGCTAGCGCGTCGTCTCGATGAACGTGACCTTGTTGATCTCCTTCAGGGTCGTGATGCCCCGGCGGACGCGGTCGAGCGCCGACTCGCGCAGGAAGCGCATGCCATCCTCGCGGGCCACGCGCCGGATCTCCGACGTCGGCTTCTTGTCGAGGATCATCTCGCGCACGCGGTCGGTGAGGTCGAGCAGCTCGTGGATGGCGGTGCGGCCGCGGAACCCTGTGCCCGCGCACTCGATGCAGCCTTCTCCTTCGTGGAACAGCACCTTGCCCCATTCTTTCGGGTCCAGGCCGCTGGCTTCGAGCACGTCGGCGGGATAGAGCATCTGCTTGCGGCAGTTGTCGCAGATGACGCGCACCAGGCGCTGCGCCAGGATGCAGTTCAGCGCCGACACGAAGTTGTACGCCTCCACCCCCATGTTCAGGAAGCGCCCGATCACATCCACCACGTTGTTGGCATGCACGGTGGTGAACACCAGGTGGCCGGTGAGAGCGGACTGGATGGCGATCTGAGCCGTCTCCGTGTCGCGGATCTCGCCCACCATGATCTTGTCGGGATCATGGCGCAGGATGGAGCGCAAGCCGCGGGCGAAGGTCAGGCCTTTCTTCTCGTTCACCGGGATCTGGGTGACGCCCCGGATCTGGTACTCGACCGGGTCCTCGATGGTGATGATCTTGTCTTCTTCCGTTTTGATCTCGTTCAGTGCGGCGTAGAGCGTGGTGGTCTTGCCGGAACCGGTGGGGCCGGTGACCAGCACCATGCCGTAGGGTTCCTTGATGTAGCGGCGGAAGCGCTTGATGTCATCGTCGCTGAAGCCCACGACGTCGAGCGTGAGGTGCTTGAACTTCTCGCTCATCGACTCCTTGTCGAGAACGCGGAGCACGGCGTTCTCGCCGAAGATGGTGGGCATGATGGAGACGCGGAAGTCGAT includes:
- a CDS encoding GspE/PulE family protein, which produces MAGKNPIFGGAGRVGGPPQPPAGLGALGSSPEDEEARARDLAQRYRCEFQDLRSFRLHPELFRKIEADLMFRYNFVPLEELEDGRLAIAIADPSQLMMIDEIGLLLGKRIVVKVSTLTQISDILKKTEQSQRVLEEASESFTLDVVREDEAGEETISIEKLTGEADSSPIIRLVDTTIFTALQRRASDIHIESRDDSVAIKYRIDGVLMQAMAPIAKDHHSTIISRIKVMSELDIAERRVPQDGRFRVKYGNPRRDIDFRVSIMPTIFGENAVLRVLDKESMSEKFKHLTLDVVGFSDDDIKRFRRYIKEPYGMVLVTGPTGSGKTTTLYAALNEIKTEEDKIITIEDPVEYQIRGVTQIPVNEKKGLTFARGLRSILRHDPDKIMVGEIRDTETAQIAIQSALTGHLVFTTVHANNVVDVIGRFLNMGVEAYNFVSALNCILAQRLVRVICDNCRKQMLYPADVLEASGLDPKEWGKVLFHEGEGCIECAGTGFRGRTAIHELLDLTDRVREMILDKKPTSEIRRVAREDGMRFLRESALDRVRRGITTLKEINKVTFIETTR